The following are from one region of the Carassius gibelio isolate Cgi1373 ecotype wild population from Czech Republic chromosome A13, carGib1.2-hapl.c, whole genome shotgun sequence genome:
- the LOC128026415 gene encoding zinc finger protein 503-like yields MITSPSASASRNSDTDRVWESSRSSRNNSSAVVCKPFLHSVPPSDPLRQANRLPIKILKMLTARTGHILHPEYLQPLPSTPVSPIELDAKKSPLALLAQTCSQIGKPDPPPSSKLSSVTSNGSNEKESKSGPLKLSDIGVEDKSSFKPYSKPSDKKDSCSGVSNGEKSGFRVPSATCQPFTPRTGSPNSSTSASPMPSDGKGERDEKKESDCNKNCSSDGSAPTSVSHSRISVSCAGINVEVNQHQDTTSGSKAATSESMCVTSSSSASVLGSGLVAPVSPYKPGQTVFPLPPAGMTYPGSLAGAYAGYPQHFLPHGGSLVNAQLASSLGCSKAGSSPLAGASPPSIMSASLCRDPYCLSYHCASHLAGAAGASCAHDSATAAALKSGYPLMYQTHPLHGVHSSPPSFGGHPLYPYGFMLPNDPLPHVCNWVSANGPCDKRFSSSEELLNHLRTHTAFTGTEKLISGYHSSSSLASAAASAMACHMHMPPSGAPGSPGTLALRSPHHALGLSSRYHPYSKSPLPTPGAPFPVPAATGPYYSPYALYGQRLTTASALGYQ; encoded by the exons ATGATCACATCGCCCTCTGCTTCTGCTTCAAGAAATAGTGATACTGATCGAGTCTGGGAAAGCAGCCGCAGCTCTCGGAATAACAGCTCCGCGGTCGTCTGCAAGCCTTTTCTCCATTCCGTCCCTCCTTCGGACCCTTTACGGCAAGCTAACCGACTTCCCATAAAGATTTTGAAAATGCTTACTGCACGCACAGGACACATTTTACACCCTGAATATCTTCAGCCATTGCCATCCACCCCGGTCAGTCCAATCGAG CTCGATGCCAAGAAAAGTCCTCTCGCTCTTCTTGCGCAAACATGCTCTCAGATCGGTAAACCGGACCCTCCACCCTCCTCCAAACTCTCCTCGGTGACATCAAACGGATCTAACGAGAAAGAGTCAAAATCTGGTCCTTTAAAACTGAGTGACATCGGTGTGGAAGACAAATCCAGCTTTAAGCCGTACTCGAAGCCATCGGATAAGAAGGACTCGTGTTCTGGGGTGTCGAACGGAGAGAAGTCTGGTTTCCGTGTGCCTAGCGCCACCTGCCAGCCGTTCACTCCCAGGACTGGCAGCCCGAATTCCAGCACTTCGGCTTCCCCGATGCCGTCAGACGggaaaggagagagagatgaaaagaaAGAGTCTGATTGTAATAAAAACTGCTCCTCTGATGGATCTGCGCCGACCAGCGTCAGCCACAGCCGGATAAGCGTGAGCTGTGCGGGGATTAACGTGGAAGTCAACCAGCACCAGGATACCACATCAGGATCCAAAGCAGCGACGTCGGAGTCCATGTGTGTCACCTCTTCTTCCTCAGCCTCCGTCCTGGGGTCAGGACTGGTAGCCCCCGTTTCCCCGTACAAACCCGGCCAGACTGTTTTCCCTCTTCCCCCGGCTGGCATGACATACCCTGGAAGTTTAGCAGGGGCCTACGCCGGCTACCCTCAACACTTTCTGCCCCACGGTGGAAGTCTAGTCAATGCGCAGCTCGCCAGCTCGCTGGGCTGCAGTAAAGCTGGCTCAAGCCCCCTCGCCGGGGCATCCCCTCCATCCATAATGTCTGCTAGCCTTTGTAGAGACCCTTATTGCTTGAGTTACCACTGTGCCAGCCACTTAGCCGGTGCAGCCGGTGCTTCCTGCGCACACGACTCGGCGACCGCGGCTGCTTTGAAGTCCGGATATCCACTCATGTACCAGACACACCCTTTGCACGGTGTTCACTCCTCGCCGCCATCTTTTGGTGGACACCCTTTGTATCCCTATGGCTTCATGCTGCCCAACGACCCTCTACCGCATGTGTGTAACTGGGTGTCAGCTAATGGACCTTGTGACAAGCGTTTCTCGTCCTCCGAAGAACTTCTTAACCACCTGCGGACGCACACCGCGTTCACCGGGACCGAAAAGTTGATATCGGGTTATCATAGTTCATCATCGTTAGCTAGTGCTGCCGCCTCAGCTATGGCGTGCCACATGCACATGCCGCCCTCAGGAGCCCCTGGGAGCCCCGGGACACTGGCACTTAGGAGCCCGCATCACGCGTTAGGACTAAGCAGCCGCTATCACCCGTATTCAAAGAGTCCGTTGCCTACTCCCGGCGCACCGTTTCCGGTACCTGCCGCCACCGGTCCTTATTACTCTCCCTATGCACTGTACGGTCAGAGACTCACCACAGCATCCGCGCTTGGATACCAGTAA